A window of Sporichthyaceae bacterium genomic DNA:
CGGCGACCGGCTGGAATCCGCTCTCGTCGTCGGCTCGGGGCTGATGGGCACGTCGGTGGCCATGGTCCTGCGGGCGAACGGGGTCGTGGTGCACCTGGACGACCGCGACCGGGCGACGGTGGAACTGGCCGTCGCGCTGGGGGCCGGGGAGCCGCGGACCCGCTCGACCCCGCGCGTGGATCTGGCGATCATCGCGGTTCCGCCGGCTTCGGTGGCCGTGGTGCTGGCCGAGCTGCAACGGCAGGACGTCGCGGCCGCGTACACCGACCTGGCCAGCACCAAGGGCGCGGCCCAGCGTGCGGTGGACACGATCGCCGACCCGACCACCTTCGTGGGTGGGCACCCGTTGGCCGGACGGGAGCTGTCCGGTCCCGGCGCGGCGCGGGCCGACCTGTTCACCGGCCGGCCCTGGGTGCTGACGCCCTCAGTCCGGACCGACCCGGCGGCCCTGGCCCGGGCGACCGCGCTGGTCGAGCTCTGCGAGGCCATCCCGGTCCTGATGGACCCCCACACCCATGACCTCGCCGTCGCGCTGGTCTCGCACACCCCGCAGGTGCTGGCCAGCCTGGTCGCCGCCCGGTTGGTCGACGCCGACCCGGACGCCGTCGGCCTGGCCGGGCAGGGCCTGCTCGACGTCACCCGCATCGCGGCCTCGGACCCGCGGCTGTGGACGGACATCCTGGCCAGCAACGCCACCGCGGTCGCCGACGTGCTCGCGGCCGTCGCCGCCGACCTCGACGACGTCGTCCGCGCACTGCGCGCGGTGGCCACCGACCCGGCCGACCCGGAAGCCCTCGAGCCGGTGACGGCCGCACTGCGGGCGGGCAACGAGGGCCGGGCCCAGCTGCCCGGAAAGCACGGCCAACCGCCCGCGCGGTGGACCCCGGTCCCGGTGCTCGTCCCGGACGAACCGGGCGAGCTGGCCCGCCTGCTCGCCGACGTGGGCCGCTCCGGGATCAACCTGGAGGACATGCGGATCGAGCACTCGCCCGGGCAGGCGGTCGGCCTGGTGGAGCTCGCGGTCCGGCCGCCGAACGCCGCGGAACTGGTCGCCCAACTGCGCGCCCTCGGCTGGATCGTCCACTGGTGACGCAGCCCCGTTAGGATGGGGTGACCGGCCGACCGGCGGTCACAGTGTAATTCTTCACCGATGCACGCTTCGGTAGGCAAGTGACAGGTCTGAAGGCTCTGTCTTTCCGCCTACCTGCGCGTGCACCGGCGACACCCAGGCCCAGGAGTTCGCACCGTGGAGTCGTGTCCCGCGCCGGAGGCGACGACCCTCGTCGTCGCGCTGGACGGACCCTCCGGATCGGGCAAGTCCACCGTCGCGCGTGCGGTCGCAACCGCGCTCGGCGTGCGCTACCTGGACACCGGTGCGATGTACCGGGCGATGACCTGGTGGATGCTCCAGGCCGGCATCGACGTCGCCGACGCCGAAGCAGTCGCCGCAGCCGCCGAGGCGCCCTCGATCTGCTCGGGCACCGACCCGGCGCAACCCACGATCACCGTCGACGGCGCCGACGTCGCCGAGCCGATCCGCGGTCCGGAGGTCACCGCGGCGGTAAGCCTGGTAAGCGCCGTGCCAGCCGTGCGTACCCGACTGGTGGCCATGCAGCAGGCGATCATCGCCCGCTGCCGCGCCGACGACGGCGGGATCGTGGTCGAGGGCCGCGACATCGGCACGGTCGTCGCCCCGGACGCGTGCGTCAAGGTCTTCCTCACCGCCTCGATCGACGCCCGTGCCGACCGTCGGGCGACCGAGATCAACTCCGCCGCCGCAGCCGCTGTCAGCGTCGAGTCGACCCGCGCCGACCTCGCCCGGCGCGACCGGATCGATTCCACCCGCGCCGCCGCACCTCTGCTGCAGGCCGCCGACGCGGTGGCGATCGACACCACCTCCCTGAACCTCGCCCAGGTCGTCTCGGCCGTGGTCGCGCAGGTCGCGGCGGTGCGGCCGATGCCCGTCGCCCCGGATCTGGCGCACTGATCGTGGAATCCCTCGACCACCTCGACGAGGACCTCGCGGACGCCGACTTCGACGGCAAGTTCCCGGAGGGCCTCGACGACGATGCCCCCGCCGAGGCGCTGCCGGTGCTGGCCGTCGTGGGTCGGCCGAACGTCGGCAAGTCCACGCTGGTCAACCGGTTCATCGGTCGCCGGGAGGCCGTCACTGAGGACGTGCCGGGGGTGACCCGCGACCGGGTCTTCTACGACGCCTCGTGGGCCGGCCGCCGGTTCACCGTCGTCGACACCGGCGGGTGGGACCCGGACGGCGAGGGCCTGCGGGCCTCGATCACCGCCCAGGCCGAACTCGCGGTCGCGGCGGCTGATGCGGTGCTGTTCGTGGTCGACGCGACCGTCGGCGCGACCGACCACGACGAGGCCGTCGTTCGCATCCTGCGCAGCTCCGGCAAGCCGGTGGTCCTGGCTGCCAACAAGGTCGACGGGCCTTCGGCCGAGGCCGACGCCGCGATGCTCTGGTCGCTGGGCCTGGGGGAGCCGTACCCGGTCTCGGCGTTGCACGGCCGCGGTTCCGGCGACCTGCTCGACGCGGTGCTCGAGGCGCTGCCGGAGACCCCGGCCGAGACCACCGCACCGGTGGGCGGCCCGCGCCGCGTCGCGCTGCTCGGCAAGCCGAACGTCGGCAAGTCCTCGCTGCTGAACAAGCTGGCCGGGGCCAACCGCGTGGTGGTCGACGCGGTCGCCGGCACCACCGTCGACCCGGTCGACGAGCTCATCGAACTGGGCGGGAAGACCTGGCGGTTCGTCGACACCGCGGGCATCCGGCGCAAGGTCGCGACCGCGTCCGGCCACGAGTACTTCGCCAGCCTGCGCACCGCCGCGGCCCTCGACGCCGCCGAGGTCGCCGTCGTGCTGATCGACGCGCACGAGACGTTGTCCGAGCAGGACACCCGGATCATCTCGATGGTCGTCGACGCCGGCCGGGCGCTGGTCATCGCCTACAACAAGTGGGACCTGCTCGACGAGGAACGCCATTACTACCTCGAGCGCGAGATCGAGACCGAGCTGGTGCGCGTGCCCTGGGCGCCCCGGGTCAACATCGCCGCCCGTACCGGGCGCCACGTGGACAAGCTGGTCCCGGCGTTGGAGACCGCGCTTGCGTCGTGGGACCAGCGGATCCCGACGGCCAGGCTGAACGCGTTCATCGGAACCCTGGTCGCCGCCCACCCGCACCCGATCCGCGGCGGCAAGCAGCCGCGCATCCTCTTCGCCACCCAGGCGGCGGCGCGCCCGCCCCGGTTCGTGCTGTTCGCGTCGGGGTTCCTGGAGGCCGGCTACCGGCGTTTCGTGGAGCGCCGGCTGCGTGAGGAGTTCGGCTTCGTCGGCACCCCGATCGACATCTCGGTCAAGGTGAGGGAGAAGCGCAAGCGCTGACACGAACGGCAGCTCGCGTGCGGTAGGGTCAACCCCGCCCGTTCCGCCGGGTGACTGCACGGAATACGGGCTGTAGCGCAGTTTGGTAGCGCACCTGACTGGGGGTCAGGGGGTCGTCGGTTCAAATCCGGCCAGCCCGACAGAGACAATGCAGGTGAAGCTGGTTCCCTTCTCCCCGATGGGCCGCCTCGGTCGTTTCTGACTGCCTCGCCGCCGTTGTTCGGTCGATCGGTCAGGCGCGCGTAACTCCCGCGGCGTTGAGTCGGGCGGCGAATTCCGCTGCGGCGGCCAGCTCGACCGCGAGTTGCCGTGCTACCTCCGGTGACATCCGGTTGTACGCGAGCAGATCGGAGTCCTCGTCGAGGTTGACCTCGACCGGGCCCTGCCTGTCCGGTACATCATTGCGGGAGACATATACCCGCGCCGTCCCGCCGCCTGTGCGCAGCGTTCCGAACCCAGGGCCCGTGTCGCTGGCGTGGTACGCGCCGTGAATCACGTGAACGCCTTCGAGATCCCAGGAGTCGACGCAATAGCGGGCCAAGTCTCCACGACCGCACCAGGCAGGGCAGCTCGGGAGGCCGACCGCCAATACGTCGGACTCGCTGAGTACGCCGCCGTTCCCGGACAGGAGCGCGGAGTCGGCCGGCAGGAGTGAGTGGTTCGGCTGCGGCCCGGAGTGCTCCATGCTGACCTCACGTTCTCCCGGCTAGCTTCGGGATGGTCGAAGGCCCCGTCGATGTTCACGCGTCGACGGGGCCGGCACACGTCATCGGCGGCATCGCCGCAACGTGTCGTTGGGGTGGGGTGGGGGTGGACACACCGAAGCGGGCGTGGCCCGACGCAAGGGCAGCTCCATCTGTGTGCGGGCACCCTGACGGGTATGGCCCGGTGTCACGTTGGAAACTGCGGGGTCTGGGCAGCGGCGTCGCACTATGCCACGGTCGCCTTGGCTTCCGCGACGCTTCCCGGCGTGTCGTCCGGGCAAAGGCCCGAAGGTTGGCCGCAGGCGCCGACCGAGAATTCGCAGGTCAACCGCGAGATTCGGGTCCGACGCCACCCCGGGATCGGGCCTGATTTCCGTTTCCCGGCACGGGCGTCGTCCCGCGACTGTTGCGTGAATTTGCAAGTATCTCCGAAGCGGCGAAATCGATTAACCCCACGGATGTGATGTCGGTCCCGACTTGTGGCTACCCGCCGATTCCGGTGATTGGGTGGAAGTCTCGAAGTGTCTACAGGAGTTTGCTATGTCCCCTGCTGTCGATGACGTCCTGCGCAATGCGGTTGAGACCGGCGCGGTGCCCAACGTCGTGGCCGTGGCGGCGGATCGTGACGGTATCCGCTACCAGGGCGCGGCCGGTCCGCGAGCGGTGGGCAGTCCGGAGGAAGTAGCGGTCGACTCGGTCCTCTGGATCGCGTCGATGACCAAGATGGTCACCACCGTCGCCGCGCTGCAGTTGCGGGAGCGGGGCAAGCTCGACTTCGACGCGCCGGTGGCGGAATACCTGTCCGAGTGGGACAAGATGCAGGTGCTCGAGGGCTTCGCCGGCGACACGCCGCGGCTGCGGCAGCCCACGCGGCGGGCGACCGTGGGTGAGCTGGCCACCCACACCGCCGGCCAGACGTACTGGTTCTGGAACGCCGACATGGTCCGGTACGAGGAACTGACGGGGCACCCCAACGTGATCAGCGGGACGACCGCTGCGCTGTTCCTGCCGCTGGTGGTCGATCCGGGCACGAAGTTCGAGTACGGCACCAACACCGACTGGCTGGGCCGCGTTGTCGAGGAGGTCGCCGGCCAGCGACTGGACACGTACTTCGCCGAGCACATCACCGGCCCGCTCGGCATGGTCGACACCGTTTTCGGAGTTGACGAGGAGCGCCGCGAGCGCAAGGTCGCGTTGCACTTCCCGGCCGAGGGCGGCGGTTGGGTCGCCTCCGACATGGAGCTGCCGGCCGACCCGGACTACTGGAGCGGCGGCCACGGCTTGTACTCCACGGCGCAGGACTACTTGCGCTTCGCCCGGATGCTGCTGGGCGGCGGCGTGTTCAGCGGGAGCCGGATCCTGGCCGAGGACACCGTCGCGGAGGCGTTCACCAACCGGATCGGCGGGCTCGAGGTCCCGGAGCGCGTGTCAGCTGCCTCGCCTGCGCACAGCTGCGACTTCGTCTACGGACCCGATCGCAAATGGGGCTGGGGTCTGCTGCTCAACACCAAGGACGAGCCCGGTCGACGCCGCGCGGGCAGCGGGGCCTGGGCGGGACTGGCCAACACTCACTTCTGGATCGACCCGACCAGCGGGATCACCGGCGCGATCTTCTCCCAGTACCTGCCGTTCGCGACCCCGGGCTACGTGCAGATGTACGCCGACTTCGAGAAGGCGATCTACGACCTGGTCTGACGCTGTGTCAGATCGGTTCAGCCGAACGTGAAGTCGTAGGCCTGGATGCCGGGCCCGAAGCTCAACTGCAGGACGCCTCGGCCCTTCTTCGGCGGTGCCGTGGTCAGCTGGTACAACGTCGGTACCCCCTTCACCGGCACGGTGTTCACGTGCTTGCCGTCGAGGACGACGTCGACCGTGCCGTCGCCGCCGAGCACCAGGTAGACCTTGTCGGCCTGGTAGTCCAGGCGCAGCGCGGCGCCCGGACCGGCGGTCATCTGTTGCGGCCCGATCGTCCAGGTTCCGTTCAGCGCCACGGTGTCCGGGTACAGCCGGCCGTCGTATCGGTACGGCGTCGGGCGGTCCTTGACCGGATCCGGCGCGGTGCCGGAGACAGCCAGGGCGTGGCCGTAGCCGAGGTAGGTCTCACCGGTGCCGCCGGTGATCGGTTCCGGGTCGGTGCCGACCGACGCCGTGCCCAGGTTCACGCCCTGCTTGGCCTGGCTCAGCAACTGCCGGATCAGGTTCTCGGTGGTCTGGTAGCTGCCCTCGCCGAACGAGCGGTGCCGTACCGTTCCGGTCGCGTCGATCAGGTACTCGGCAGGCCAGTACTCGTTCGAGTAGGCGTTCCAGGTCGAGAAGTCGTTGTCCAGTGCGATCGGGTACCGCACACCCAGGCGGGCCGCCTGCTCGACCACGTTGGACTTCACGTGCTCGAACGCGAACTCGGGGGAGTGCACTCCGACCACGACCAGGCCGTCCGCGGCGTACTTCTTCGCCCAGCCCTCCACGTAGGGCAGGGTGCGTTGGCAGTTGATGCAGCTGTAGGTCCAGAAGTCGACCAGGACGACCTTGCCCGCCAGGTCGGAGATCTTCAGCGGCTTGCCGTCCGGCGTGTTCAGCCAACTGGTGATCCCGGCGAACTCCGGGGCCGGTCCGCAGTTCTGGATGACGTCGCTGTCCGGGGCGCAGCCCTCGTCGGTGGCCAGCGGTGAGGCCTTCCGGTCCTCACCGGTGACCAGCGAGCGCAGCCGGGACGCGGCGTCGTTGTTCTCCTCGACCTTGCTCTGCAGCACCTCGGTGTAGCGGGGCACGTGTCGCTGCAGCGGGTCGGCCAGGTTGAACGCGAGCACCACCGCCATCGCGATCATGACCACGCCGCCGGTCGTCCGCAGTCGCACCGCGTGCCGACGCAGGAAGCCGGCGCGGGAGAGGATCGCGTCGCGGGCGAGGGCCAGGACCAACAACGGAAGTGCGGCCCCGATCGCGAACGCGAACGTCAACGTGATCGTCCGGAACCCGAACCGATGTGTCGCGCCGACCACCGCGATCGTCGCCAGCACCGGCCCGGCGCACGGCGCGAACAGCAGCCCCATGCCGAGCCCGAGGACCAGACCGTTCCCGCGGGTGTTCACCGCCCGCTTGGGCAGCCGAGCGAACGGCCGTTCCAGGATTGCGGCCACCCGGTGCGAGACCAGCCCGACGCCGATCAGCGCAAGAACGCCGATGCCGATCTTGCGCAACAGGTCCTCCGGCAGACCGAACGCGTCGAGCACGATCGAGCCGAACAGCGCGGAGAGGCTGAAGCTGAGCACGAGCCCGCTGACGATCCCCAACGGACGGCGCACGCTCACCCGCTTGCGGGGCGGTGCCGCGACTGCCGGCCCGCCGCCCTCCTCCACACTCGCCTGCGCCGGCGCGTCGCTCTCCTCCAGCGTGGCCGGGTCGGCCAGCAGGATCGGCACCATCGGCAGCACGCACGGTGAGAGGCTGGTGATCATCCCGGCCAGCAAGCCGATCAGGATGGTGATCATGGGCCGGGGCACTCCGATCGTCGAGCGGCGTCTCTTGCGAGGTTAGGTTCGCAAGGGATTCGGCGCCCAGACCGATCCGGATTACCGACCTATTAAGGTCGTTTCCCCGGACATCCGCGTTGGAAGTCCAGCCGCACGACAGCGGGCCCGTGCCGGCGCATCAGCGGCAGCAGGCGGCGCGCGGTCAGCACGGTGCTGGACAGCGGGTCGCCGATCGCCGGTGGATCGACCAGTCGGGCCCGGCCGATCGCCGGGTCCTCGCTCAGTTCGTCGACCAGTCGACCCGGGGTGACCCCCCAGGGCATCGGCGGCGGCCGGTAGCCGCCGGGTCCGGGAAGCCCGCGCACGGTCAGCTGGGACACCCGGCGCGGCACCGTGTCGAACACCATCGACCCGCCCGGGAACTCCTCGGCGCAGCGCTGGATCAGGGCCCGAACCTGCGCCGGTGGCAGGTACATGAGCAGCCCCTGCGCCACGACCATCACGTGGTCGTCCGCGGTGGCGCCCAACTCCTCGATCCACTTCGGGTCCAGCGCCGACCCGGCCAGCGTCCGCCGCCGCGGCGGGTCGTCGGGCAGCAGCGCGGTCCGCAGCGCCGCGGTCTCCGGCAGTTCGACGGTGAACCAACGCACCTTGCCGTCGTCGACCCGCCAGAACTGGGTCTCCAGGCCCTCGCCGAGCACCACCACGGTCGCGCCGGGGTAGGCGTTCATGAACTGCCGCACCTGGGTGTCGAAGGCCGCGGCCCGCAGGCCGATGAACCGACCCAGCCACGGCGGGGCCGACCCGAAGCGGCCGTAGAAGTCGAAGTCGATCGCGGCGAGCACGTCGATCGCCTTCGGGTCCTCGATCACCGAGTACGCCGAGTCGGCCTCGCGTGCCCGGTGGTACAGCGTCCACAACGTCGTCTCCGGAACCCCCGCGAGATCGGTCCGTACCCGGCCCCGTCGGTCCGGCATCCCCTCGGTCTCCATCCCCTGAGCCTACGTCGGAGGTTTTCTGACACACCGTCACGAAAACGCCGGTTCGCACAACCAGCGGGTCGAGGAGTTGACACGTGCGCAATATCCCGGAAACACCGGCGGGTCAGTCTGAAGGCCGTCGGGGGAGGAGTCGCCGGTGTTGC
This region includes:
- a CDS encoding serine hydrolase domain-containing protein translates to MSPAVDDVLRNAVETGAVPNVVAVAADRDGIRYQGAAGPRAVGSPEEVAVDSVLWIASMTKMVTTVAALQLRERGKLDFDAPVAEYLSEWDKMQVLEGFAGDTPRLRQPTRRATVGELATHTAGQTYWFWNADMVRYEELTGHPNVISGTTAALFLPLVVDPGTKFEYGTNTDWLGRVVEEVAGQRLDTYFAEHITGPLGMVDTVFGVDEERRERKVALHFPAEGGGWVASDMELPADPDYWSGGHGLYSTAQDYLRFARMLLGGGVFSGSRILAEDTVAEAFTNRIGGLEVPERVSAASPAHSCDFVYGPDRKWGWGLLLNTKDEPGRRRAGSGAWAGLANTHFWIDPTSGITGAIFSQYLPFATPGYVQMYADFEKAIYDLV
- a CDS encoding class I SAM-dependent methyltransferase; translated protein: METEGMPDRRGRVRTDLAGVPETTLWTLYHRAREADSAYSVIEDPKAIDVLAAIDFDFYGRFGSAPPWLGRFIGLRAAAFDTQVRQFMNAYPGATVVVLGEGLETQFWRVDDGKVRWFTVELPETAALRTALLPDDPPRRRTLAGSALDPKWIEELGATADDHVMVVAQGLLMYLPPAQVRALIQRCAEEFPGGSMVFDTVPRRVSQLTVRGLPGPGGYRPPPMPWGVTPGRLVDELSEDPAIGRARLVDPPAIGDPLSSTVLTARRLLPLMRRHGPAVVRLDFQRGCPGKRP
- the cmk gene encoding (d)CMP kinase, translated to MESCPAPEATTLVVALDGPSGSGKSTVARAVATALGVRYLDTGAMYRAMTWWMLQAGIDVADAEAVAAAAEAPSICSGTDPAQPTITVDGADVAEPIRGPEVTAAVSLVSAVPAVRTRLVAMQQAIIARCRADDGGIVVEGRDIGTVVAPDACVKVFLTASIDARADRRATEINSAAAAAVSVESTRADLARRDRIDSTRAAAPLLQAADAVAIDTTSLNLAQVVSAVVAQVAAVRPMPVAPDLAH
- a CDS encoding cytochrome c biogenesis protein DipZ, producing MITILIGLLAGMITSLSPCVLPMVPILLADPATLEESDAPAQASVEEGGGPAVAAPPRKRVSVRRPLGIVSGLVLSFSLSALFGSIVLDAFGLPEDLLRKIGIGVLALIGVGLVSHRVAAILERPFARLPKRAVNTRGNGLVLGLGMGLLFAPCAGPVLATIAVVGATHRFGFRTITLTFAFAIGAALPLLVLALARDAILSRAGFLRRHAVRLRTTGGVVMIAMAVVLAFNLADPLQRHVPRYTEVLQSKVEENNDAASRLRSLVTGEDRKASPLATDEGCAPDSDVIQNCGPAPEFAGITSWLNTPDGKPLKISDLAGKVVLVDFWTYSCINCQRTLPYVEGWAKKYAADGLVVVGVHSPEFAFEHVKSNVVEQAARLGVRYPIALDNDFSTWNAYSNEYWPAEYLIDATGTVRHRSFGEGSYQTTENLIRQLLSQAKQGVNLGTASVGTDPEPITGGTGETYLGYGHALAVSGTAPDPVKDRPTPYRYDGRLYPDTVALNGTWTIGPQQMTAGPGAALRLDYQADKVYLVLGGDGTVDVVLDGKHVNTVPVKGVPTLYQLTTAPPKKGRGVLQLSFGPGIQAYDFTFG
- the der gene encoding ribosome biogenesis GTPase Der, whose amino-acid sequence is MESLDHLDEDLADADFDGKFPEGLDDDAPAEALPVLAVVGRPNVGKSTLVNRFIGRREAVTEDVPGVTRDRVFYDASWAGRRFTVVDTGGWDPDGEGLRASITAQAELAVAAADAVLFVVDATVGATDHDEAVVRILRSSGKPVVLAANKVDGPSAEADAAMLWSLGLGEPYPVSALHGRGSGDLLDAVLEALPETPAETTAPVGGPRRVALLGKPNVGKSSLLNKLAGANRVVVDAVAGTTVDPVDELIELGGKTWRFVDTAGIRRKVATASGHEYFASLRTAAALDAAEVAVVLIDAHETLSEQDTRIISMVVDAGRALVIAYNKWDLLDEERHYYLEREIETELVRVPWAPRVNIAARTGRHVDKLVPALETALASWDQRIPTARLNAFIGTLVAAHPHPIRGGKQPRILFATQAAARPPRFVLFASGFLEAGYRRFVERRLREEFGFVGTPIDISVKVREKRKR
- a CDS encoding prephenate dehydrogenase: MSGDRLESALVVGSGLMGTSVAMVLRANGVVVHLDDRDRATVELAVALGAGEPRTRSTPRVDLAIIAVPPASVAVVLAELQRQDVAAAYTDLASTKGAAQRAVDTIADPTTFVGGHPLAGRELSGPGAARADLFTGRPWVLTPSVRTDPAALARATALVELCEAIPVLMDPHTHDLAVALVSHTPQVLASLVAARLVDADPDAVGLAGQGLLDVTRIAASDPRLWTDILASNATAVADVLAAVAADLDDVVRALRAVATDPADPEALEPVTAALRAGNEGRAQLPGKHGQPPARWTPVPVLVPDEPGELARLLADVGRSGINLEDMRIEHSPGQAVGLVELAVRPPNAAELVAQLRALGWIVHW